DNA from Thermomicrobium roseum DSM 5159:
CGCCCGCCTGGTCGGACGAGGACCTGGACACGGCGCTCGCCATCGGGCTGGCCCAGCTCGACCAGCTGGCACCGTCCACCGCGGTGGTCCAGCTGGCCGCGGGCGGCACCGACCGGCTTCCGCTCCCGAGCGGGGTGCAGCGCGTTTTGGCCGTGCTGCACGCTGGCCAGCCGCTCGCCGGGTGGTCGGTCTGGGCTGGCGAGTTGGTCTTCGCCGAGCCGGTGAGCGGCAGTCTGGAGCTGCGCTGCTGGCAGCGCCGCACGCTGCCGGATGCCGCCAGCGATCCCCTGCCGCTCAGCGGGCCGGCCGAGGAGACCTTTCTGCTAGCCGCCGCTGTCGAAGCGCTGCTCGTCCAGGCGCTGGTCCAGCAGGGTCGCCACCAGGGGCCGGTCGGGCCACTCGTCGCCGCGCTCGAGCAGGCGCGGCTCCAGCGCGAGCGGGCAGCCCGCGCCCTGCCGCGTGTCCTGTGCAGCCGGTCGCTGCGGTAGGGCGACGCGCCGCTCAGGGGTCCGGCAGCGCCTGCCTCTCCCGGGCGGGGGTCGTCGGCTGCCCAGGCGAGCGACCACACGCCCTCGCGGGGGCGGCACCCTCCTGGTGGGAGCGACGCGCTGCCTCGCCCGCTGCGCACCAGCGCGGCACCGTGCGGTAACGCGTCCCGGTGGCGGCAACGCTCCCCGGACCGTGGTCATCCGCACGATACGTGGTGATGGCCGGCCCTGCCGGGCCGGCGGGTCAGGCAGCGCCTGACCCCTACCAGACGGGGGGTCGCGCATCACGGTGATGCCTCTCTCGCCGATCGGGGATGGGTCGTCCCACCTTGTCGGGGCGAGGCGGCGCCTCGCCCGACCGCGCCACTGGCGCGGCAATCGATCGTGGCCGACACGTCCCGCACGACACGCAGCGCAGACCAGCAGAGCGGCCCTCTCCACGATCGCCCGGCCGTGAACGACCGGGCTCAGTCCCCAAGCCGGCTGAAGCCGGCTGATCCACACGGCGCCCGCACCCAGCCGATCGACCCAGGCGCCTGTGCGCCTCACAGCCCCCTTCAGGGGGCTTGCGGACTGAGCCCGGGGCTTCAGCCCCGGGCGTTCGCTGCCGACCACCCCGGCAGCGAGGGTCGAGGCACCACTGCACCCCTAGGCGTCGATCGGCCGGCCCCGCGGGCCGGCGGGTCCGGCACCGCCTGCCCTCTACCGGACGCGGACGGTGGCACCGACTTCGGGCGAGTGTCCGCCGCACCGGCGATGCGCTGACCTGCCCCTGTCGGGGCGACGCGCCAGCTCGCCCACCGGGCTGGGAACCCAGGAACCGGCTGTGCGCTCTGCTCCCGCGGTACTCGGAACGGCCCAGCCGCCGGTCGTGTGGCCGCGTCCACACCATGAGGACGATCTCCCCATGGCAGAGTGCCGCCCACGATCCGGCTGGTGACGGAATCCGGAACGCGGGCGGCCGGGGCACACGGCGCCTGCCGGCGGACTGGTGCTTCACTGGCCTTCGTGACCCGCGCGCTCCGCCGCGTGGGGCGTCACCCGCTCAGCGTGCGATCGACGACAGTCTGACTTTCCGATCAGCAGCCCTACCCAGCTGATCCTGCCCGCCCTGTCTGCCGGGCAGGGGACCACCCAAGGGGGCACGACTGGCCCCTCGGGTGAGCGGTCGGCAACAGAAGAGCGAGAGGCGCGTGACACGCCCGCGGCCATACCGGCCAGTGACCAGCGGGCCGAGCTGTCGATGGCGCGAGGGCGTTCGGCCATCCGGCTGGCGAGGCTGTCTCCGCGAGCGCGCTCGACCGTCCGACTCGGCCCGCGCAGCGGTAGGAAAACTGCCCGGTGGCCCTCGTCGCTGACCGGTCGCTGACCGCCCAGCTGGCGGGATGCACGAGGCACCCGCGACTGGTTCCGGCGCCGGGGAACTACTCCGGCACGCTTCCCTTCGGATGCGCGCCGAGCAACCGACTCCCTCGACCTCTGTGGAACCCCACTGGACGCCATCTTGCACCGGCGTGGCTGGCGCTCTCGGGACTCGCTGGTCGTGCGCTGGCTCGGCGCCTTCGAGGAGTGGTTCGGGGGAAGCGTCGAGACTGGCACGACGTACCCGAGCGTCTCGCTCGAGTAGCTCGTGTTCGCCGGGGCAACCCGGCAGGTTCGTGTGTCCGTACAGTTGATTGGCTGGCCGCCGCGCCATGGAGTGTCCGCTGGCCGGACGGATGCACGTTACCACTCGGCCCTGACCAGCGGTTTCCAACAGGTGTCTGACGACACCCCTGACCCCACTTTTCTCGCTGGCGGGAAGGGTGGGATTCGAACCCACGGGGGCGAGTTTTGCTCACCCCAATCGCTTAGCAGGCGACCCCTTTCGACCTCTCAGGCACCTTCCCGTCTACGAGCACCTGGGCGGAGAGGGAGGGATTCGAACCCCCGAGGCTCATCGCCTTGCCGTTTTCAAGACGGCCGCCTTCAACCACTCGGCCACCTCTCCGCACAGCACGCTCAGGAGCACCAGCAATGCTCGAGCGTGAGGCTCACTGCGAGAGTATACCAGATCATCGGCGCACCCTTCCAGCAAGGCCGGAATGGTCCGGCGCAGTCGGCCAGAACCAACCGGACGCCGCCCGAACGGGCGCGAGGCGGAAGGAAGCAGGGCCGGACAACTGGCCGCGTCCGTCGCTGGAGAACGCGTTTCGGCCATCGTGGGAGCCAGGCTGGTCCGGCCGGTGAGTCCAGCTGTGGCGAGCCGGGCGCTCGTTGTGTGCACCGTGCACGGTGGGCGGCAGCAGCTCGGTCGATCGACGGTGCTCCCGCCGGCGCTCGACCGCATCGGCTCGTCGCCGCTCGAGAGCTCGTCGCCTGGGCCGTCACGCAGGTCCGAGCTTGCCAGGTCCGGAGACGGGATGGCAGTGCGCACGACCGGGTGCGCGAGCGCCTCGCGCGGTACTCCTCGGGATGTCGGCAGGATCGCTGAGGGCTCGCAACGCCGGTCGGTCAGGCGCAGGTCCAGCCGGTTCGCATCGTTTCAGTAAGAGCGATGGAGGCTCGAAACAGCGACTGCTCAGCGTATCTGCCGCGCCGGATACCCGTTGCGACCGTGTCGCTGTGGGCTGACAAGGCCGCCGGCGCCCTGGCTGCACGCCGCACGCCTCCGGTTTCGACCGCACCGGAGCGGGCAGGAAACGCTGCACGGGGACAGCTTACAGCCTCGTCGCCGATCCGCTGCAGCAGGACCGCTGCTGCCGAGTGACCCCGGCCTTCTTTTGCCGCGCCCGAGATGGCTCGCTCGCCGCGAACGCTGCCGAACCTCCGCACTGGTCGCGCGATCGCTGCTGCTTCCGTGAGGTGGCCTGAGTGAAGCCCTTCCGCTCGACCGTTCCCGATCTTGACACGGCACTTTTCGCTCCGTATGATCGCCAGGACATTCGGTGGGTTGTGCGGGGCGCGCGTCCGCTGGGCGAGCGCCCATCCAGGGTGGGAAAGGCTCGCCATGCGGATCGTGCGTCTGTTCGTTTCGGTCCTCCTGCTCTGCGCGCTCGTCGTTCCGCCTATCGCCGCTCAGGAGAGTGCGCCCGATTCGCCCCCGGTTCTGCTGTTTCCCTTCGTCCCCAATGGCGAGCACTACGGTGATACCGGCCCCTGGTACGGCACGCTCGTCCTCCAAAATCCCGAGTCGGTTCCGCTCACCGTCGAACTCCGCACCGCGGGCGGTCAACGCCTCCGCACTGTCACGGTCGATCCCCATGCTCACGCGATCGTTCTGCCCAGCCAGCTCTTCACTGGTGCCTGCCGTCAGTACCCGGCTACCGTGCGTGTCCACGAACTCGACGGTATCGACCGGATCCACCTCCCCACTGCTGCTTTGGCCGTCGACCGGATCGAGATCGCTGGCTTCCAAGAAGGGATCGATTTCCGCTGGCGTGCCCTCGCCGACGAGGTCTGGATCGATTGGTCGCTCCCCGGCTGGGAGCCGACCGCCCCCTACACGGTGCTGGTCATCGACTGCCCTGATGGGCAGCCGGTCGCACTGCATCTGGTCGCGCCCACCGATGCGCTCCAGGGCGACGCTGCCTCCTGCGTCGCGCTCACCCGCGCCATCGAGCTTTCCGCCGTGAAGGGCGCCCTTGACGACGCGGACAGTGTTCCTCTACCCAAGGGGATCGGCCCCATCACGGCGGTCGAGGTACGCTACGGACCGCGTTACTGGGCGAGTCTGGGTCTGGCTGATCCGACTGCCCTCGATACCAGTAGTCGCTGGCAGGCCACGGTGAGCGGCGGTGCCGTCACGATCCAGTGGGGTGCAGCGTCCAACGATGACGACGGTGGGATTCCCACCGGAGCGCGCTACTCGGTGATCGTCCACGCCCAGGAGGCCGTCTGTCGCCAGCCTCGCGTCGCCGCCATGCTGCTCCTCACCAGCGGCGCTCCAGCCAGCTCGACCGGCTCGCTGAGCGGCGCGACCATCGCCTCCAGTCTTCCTGCGGTCACTCCTGCCCGGGCCGGGGTGACGGTCGTCCCCTTCGTTCAGCGGAACAACGGTTGGACGACCGTGCTCCACCTGGCTCACACGAGCGAGCGGAGCTGCCCAGTCCAGGTCGAGCTCTACGGACGCCGCGGTGACCTGGCCTGGTCGGGTAGTCAGACGCTCGAGAGCGGCCAGGTGTGGCATCTCGATCTGCGGACGCTCACGCTGCCGAGCGACTTCACCGGCAGTGCGTGGATCCGCAGCAGCTGCGGCCCGCTGGCCTTCGCCGACCGCCTCAAGCCCAGCCACCGACTTGCCGTGAGCACGGTCGCGGTCGATCCAGCCGAACCAGCGCGGAACCTCGTCCTCCCGCTGGTTTACGCCAACCACAGTGGCTGGAACACCGGCATCGCGCTCACCAACCTGGGGAACAGTGCGGTCACCGTCGATCTCGCCTATCGCGATGCCGCGGGGACCATCCTCCGCAGCGAGCGGCACACGCTCCGACCGCGCGAACACGAGGTGTTCTACCGGCCCGACCTCTACCCGGGCAGCCCACCGCCGGGGTTCCGGGAACTGGCAGCGCTCAGCGTCACCGCTGATGGTCCGGTCGCGCTGATCGGCGACGCGGTGAAGTACCAGGCAGGATCCGGCAAGGCGCTGACGCTGCCGGCACTGGTACCCCTCGATCCCGGCATCTCCCTGCTCTTTCCGCTCGCCACGACCGATCTGCCACCCGAGCTCGGCGACGCGACCGGACTGACGATCGCCAACGCCGCGACAGCGCCTGCTCCCACCACTGTCGAACTCTGGTCGCTGGGCGCGCCGGTCCCCATGCGTTTCGAGCTTCCCATCCCCGCCCAGGGCTTCGCCGTCCTCTATCTCCCGGAACAGATTCGCGTCACGTCCCGTTTCACCGGGACGGCCATCGTCTCGGCGGCGACTGGTCGCTTGGTCGCCAGCGGCACACAAGTGAACGCGACGGTGCTCGCCGATGGCGCGACCGGGACGCCGCTCGCTCCCGGCTGGTCAGTGCCGGTCCTGGGAACGAGCCTTCTCCCCACCTGGGACGCGACCGGTCCAGGACTCGACTTCGCTGCCAGTGCCGCGGGGCTTCCCAACACCCCGCTTCTCCTCGAGATCAGCGACGAGACGGCTGACCTCGATAGCGATCCGGCCTGTACCAGCCCGAGTTCGCTCCGGGTGAGCGGCACCGGAACCCTCGCGGTCTCGCTCTACACCTGTGCACTCGATCCGGTTCAGCCACCCACTGTTCGCGTGCGTCTCTGGTGGGATCGCGGTCCGCTCGTCGGCGCGCTCGATTCCGGCGACGAACTCCTGGTCGAACGAGTCGTGGCGCTGCCGCGCTGAGGGATACGCCGAAACGTGCTACACTGCAGCTCGGCTGGCAACGGCGCCAGCCGGAGTGGTCGGCGACGACGCCGCTGGGAGCACGATGGCTGAACTGATCCTCCGCGATCTCTGCCGCTGGGATCGACGCTTCGTTCTCGCTTGCCCTCCCGGCCTCTCCGAGGAGAGCGCCCTCGAGCGTCCCATCTCCTGGGCGATCAGTGTGCGGGCTGCTCCACCATTCTTACCGCCACCGCGCGGCGACGAACTCGTCATCCTGAGCGGCCGCATCCTGCGCGAGATCCAGGCCTCCGGCCTGGCCGAGGCCGAAGACCTCCTGGACACGCTCGCCGAGGCACCGATCGCCGCCCTCGTCACCGAACCGAACCTGATCGAGGGGCCGGTCGGCTCGCTGCCGCTCCTCCTCTTTCCCGGGCCTCTCCCGCTCGATCTGGAGCCGACGCTCAACCGCTTGCTGACCGAGCAGCGGCGGGCACTCTACCGGCTTTCCACCGAACTCACCCGCGAGCTTTCGCGCGCCGCGTTGAGTGGCGGGCTCGACGCGGTGCTCCAGGCGGCCGCTTTGGCGAGCAATCGCTCGCTCCTGCTCCAGGACAGCGAGGGTCGCCTGCTGGCCGCAGCTGGTCCGACACCAACCCCGGCTCCCCCCACCGCGCTCGCTCAGGCACGCCCGCATCCCGCGACACGCCTCCTCAGCGAGTCGCTGGGCGAGCGCTTGCTGACGGCCATCACCGCCGGAGGTCGGGTCGCCTATCTGTCGCTCCTCGCCGTGGCGGGCGAGACGACGGAGCGGGATCGCCTCGTGCTTTCGCTGCTCGCCGGCCTGTGCGCCAGCCTCTTGGCACAGGAAAGCCGCACCGCACGCCCCACTCCCTCGAGTCAACTCGTCGCCGACCTCTTGCTCGGGCGGGTCAGCGAAAGCACGCTCCCCCTCGTTGCCCAACGACTCGGCCTCGGTCCGAACCAGCCGGTGATCGTCGCGCTCCTCGCTGCCAGCGGCGAGCCAGAGGCAGCGGAACGCGTTCTCCGTCGCATCCTGGAGCCGAGCGCACGCGACCGCTCGACTCCCCTTGGGGATACCCTGGCGCTTCTCCTCACGGAGGACGAGGCAGCGGCAGTGGAGGACAGGGCACGCAGCCTGGTACGCCCCACCTTTCCCGAACCTCCGGCTCTTCTCCCGCCCCGGTTCGCGGCTCCTTCGGTGCGGAATCAGCCAGCATGGTTCCTCGTCTTCGCGGAGCCGGTCCCTCACCTGCGCGCGGTGCCGCAAGGGCTGCGCCAGGCTCGCTTCCTGGCTGGTCTGATCCGCGAGGGAGCCCTACCTGGCCCGATCGCTCGCTTCGATGCGCTCGCCGATACCGGCCCCTTCGCCTTCCTCTATGCACTCTGGGGAGAAAACAGAGCCACCGAACTCGCTCGCTCCCTGTTGGGCCCGCTCCTCGAGGAGGACGAGCGAGCCCAGGAACTCCTGCGCACGCTGGCAGCCTTCCTCGCCTGCGGAAGCGCTTCGGAGGTCGCCGCGCACCTCGGGATTCACCGCAATACGGTCGCCTATCGCCTGGCACAGATCAGCGAGCTGACTGGTCGCAATCTGGCCGATCCACGCGACCGGCTGCTCTTGCATCTGGCGCTCTTGCTCGTGAGCATGCCACCAGCGGAGCCGCCAGCCGCTCAGTGAGCGCGACGCCGCGGGACACGAAAACCGAGTTCGGCGGCCGACCGGGCGAGGACGACCCGCTCCAGCGAGACGACCTGGACATCGCGTACCGGAATCCGTCGCCAGCCCAGCGGGATAGGCAGTCTGCCGACCAGGAAGGTACCGGCACCGAGCGGCACCGCATCGTCGGGCGCACTGGCATAAGCTTGTCTGGCTGATTGGGTGATCGGGCCAGGATTGCCGAGCGGGCCGGTCGGCTGCGGACCGAGTCGTTCACCCGATACGCGGCTCCCCTCGGTTGAAAAAACCGAACGAGGACGGACCTCGAGTGGGCCGAACTCGACACGCCGCACCGTGCCGAGATAGACCCCGTCGCTGGTAAAAACATCCATCCCGACGCGGATATCGCGTGCATCGAACGTCATGCCACGCCTCCGGCGAGCCCGACCGTGACCGATGGGTCAGGACAACCATGCCCCCGTGGCGTAGTATAAGGAAGCACCGTACCGGTCGAGGGAAAGGGGATCGGGGTGCACAAGCAGCGTGGGGGGATTCGCCGAGTCGGGTATCGCCTGCTCCTCGTCGCGATCGTCGTCGCGAGCCTCCTCCCCAGCACGATCGCGCAGGCAGCAAGCGACGAGGCGACGCTCGCTCTGGAGCGCATCAACCACTGGCGTGCCTGGAGTGGGCTGAGTCCGCTCGTGCGCCATCCTGCATTGGACGCCGCGGCCCAGGCCCATGCACGGTACTATTTCCTCAATGCCAGTGATCCCGATCTGGCGGGAATGGGGCTTCATCGCGAAAAGCCGGGGAAGCCCGGCTTTACTGGGGAAGACATCCTCGCCCGTGCCCAGGCCCAGGGCTACAGAGGATCAGTCAACGAGAACATCGCCTTCACTGGCTCGCTCAGCGCTGCTGCCGAGGCCTTTCTCGGCACGGTGAACCATCGCTTGCCACTCCTCGATCCGCGCTATCAGCACATCGGTTTCGGCGCGGTCAACGAGGGCAACGTGCGGATCGAGGTCGTGATGGTGGGAACGCTCGGCGACTGGACCGAGCAGGCCAGCCCGGAGTGGGTCGTCTGGCCGCTCGACGGGATGACCGGCGTACCGACCCACTTCTGGGGCGAAGCACCCAACCCGTTCCCCGAGGCCATGTATCCGATCGGTTATCCGATCACGGCCAAGTACTTCGGTCCGGGCGACGTCTCCTTTGCGCGCGGCGAGATCCGGCGTGAAGGGCAGGTCGTCCCCAGTCACTTCGCCACCGGATCGGGATGGCTCAGCCGACGCTCGGCGTTTCTCGCCGCCACGGAACCGCTGCGAGCGGGGGCGAGCTACCAGTACGTGATCGAAGGCACTGCCGATGGTCGCCCCTTCCGGCTGACCGGTACCTTCCGGACAGCAGCACGAGCAGGCGAGGAACTGTCCCCTGGCTCACCAGCACTCGCTCTTCCCGTTCCACCGGGCCTCGCCTCCGCCCCAGCTGTCATTCAACAACAGTGGCGCGCGACCGATGGGCCGGTCGCGAGCGGCCAGCGCGCTGGCTGGACCTTCGGCCCGGATGCCTGGGCCACTCGTTGGGAGCCCTATGCCGAGTCTCCGGGTGGGCGCCGCCAGGTCGTCTACTTCGACAAGGCGCGCCTCGAGATCACCGATCCAGGGGGCGATCCTGCTTCCCCCTGGTTCGTGACCAGCGGATTGCTCGTCAGCGAGATGGTGCTCGGTCGCGTCGCGGTCGGTCAAAACCGCTTCACAGTGCGCTCCCCGGCTCGAGTGCCGCTCGCCGGTGACCCTGCACCGCAGAACCCTGACGCCCCGACCTACGCCAGTCTGCGTCCCCACTCGTCGCTGGTATCCGGCGTGCACGCACCGAACCGGACCGGGCAGCTGATCCGCGAGGTACTGTGGCGCGACGGCACGGTCACGAGCGACGATTCCCTGGTCAGCTTCGGCGTGACCGTTGCCGCCTATGACGAGGTGACCGGCCACAACATCGCCCGGCCGTTCGTCGACTGGCTCGGCCAGCAGCCTTGGGACCCCCTGTACGTCGTCGGTCGGCCCATCGCTGATCCGTATTGGGTCCGCGTGCGGGTGAGCGGCGAACTCCGCTGGGTGCTGGTCCAGGCATTCGAACGCCGCATCCTGACCTACACGCCGGACAACGATCCCAGCTGGCGAGTGGAAATGGGCAACGTTGGCCGGCACTATTACGAGTGGCGCTACGGTACGCCGGCGCCAGCAGGGTGAAGCAGTGTGCTCTCGTGGCCGGCATTCGGTGACGATCGAAAGGAGCGAGCAGGGATGAGCCAGGCGACGCGCGACGCCATCCTGCAGCAGGTGCGACAGACGCTCGAGGCCCGCTTGGCCCTGAGTGACCAGATTCCGCAACTCGCTGAGGATGTCTGCCGCATCCTCGAGCGGACGGTTCCCTGGTACGACTGGGTCGGCATCTATCTCGTCGAGGGAGACGAACTGGTGCTCGCTGCCTGGTCAGGCCCCGCAGCCACGGAGCATGTGCGGATTCCGATCGGCCAGGGCATCTGCGGGGCCGCTGCTCGCGAGGGACAGACGATCATCGTTCCAGACGTCCGCCAGGATCCACGCTATCTCCAGTGCTTCCTCTCGACCCGCTCGGAGATCGTCGTCCCGATCCGGCAGGATGAAGACGTGATCGGCGAAATCGACATCGACAGCGATGAGCTGGCCGCCTTCGACGAGAAGGACCGCGCCCTGTTGGAATGGCTGGCCAGTGAACTCGCCGAACGGCTCCCTCACCACCGCGCGAGCGCTGCCTGACCGAAAAGCTCGTCCCAGGTACTCGCCGGTGCTGGATAGGCCTGCCGCTTGGCCAGTGCCTCGAGGAGCTGCTGGGGAACATCGGTCGTCACTGCGCGAACGCCGGCACGCAGCGCGCGGAGCGCCTCGCGCGGATCGTTCACGGTCCACGTCGTCACCTGCCAGCCTTGCCGACGCAACCAGCGGGTCAACCATGGCGTGACGACCCGGTGCTGGAGCGCCACGACATCAGCCCGCGCCAGCCGCAGGGTGAGCGCCAACTGGACGGCCATGAGCGAGCGCATCGGGAAGGCGCTTCGTCCGGCGACCCGCCGGGGAAAGCGCGTGAACGCGTGGCCGTGCGAAAGGCCACGCAGTGCGGTCGGGAGCGAGAGCGCCAAACGGCGGAGACTGGCCGCGTGCTGGCTCGTGATGTAGACCCGCTCCGGATGCCCCCACCGCTCCACGATCGTCACCAGTCGTCGCTCGAAGCCGCTCCCTTTGAGGTCGAGATTGACCAGGGCCTGCTCGCCGAACTCCTCGAGAAATTCTTCCAGCGTCAGGAGCGACGGGATGGCCACCCGCAAGGCCGCCAGGCTGGCTTGCCGCACGACGAGCCGGCCACCACCCGGCAACGGCACCACGCCATCGTGCAACAGCACGAGCGCCCCATCCGCAGTTTGCCGGACATCGCACTCCAGTGCTGGCACCCCAGCCGCCAGTGCGGCCTGGAAGCTCTCGGCCGTGTTGTCACCCGGCGAATTCCCCGCCCCCCGATGGGCGATGACCGTGAAAGGACGGTCGATCACGCTTCGCATGACTCCGCTCGCTCACCCGCGCACCGCAGGAGCCGCACCAAGCCGTACCAGCTCCCGCCCAGGAGATACCCACCGAGCACATCGGTCAGCCAGTGGTGACCGAGATACATCCGAGAGAGTCCCACTGTCGCCACCAGCAGACCAGCACAAGCGAGCAGCAGACCACGCACCCAAGCCCAGGGCACACGCTCGGCCACTGCAGTCAGCGCCGCCAGCCAAAAGGCTGTATACGTCACCACATGCCCGCTCGGATAGCTCGCATCACGCGGTTGCGTGACCGGGACGATGATGGAGGGATGATTCGGGCGCGGGCGGCGGATCAGGCGTTTGGTCACGAAGCTGACCGTGCTCGCTGTCCAGGTCGAGAGAAGCTGGAGCGCCACTGTTCGTTGGCCGCGCCACCAGAACGCGGCGATCACCGCACTCGGGAGCAACACGCT
Protein-coding regions in this window:
- a CDS encoding PucR family transcriptional regulator, whose amino-acid sequence is MAELILRDLCRWDRRFVLACPPGLSEESALERPISWAISVRAAPPFLPPPRGDELVILSGRILREIQASGLAEAEDLLDTLAEAPIAALVTEPNLIEGPVGSLPLLLFPGPLPLDLEPTLNRLLTEQRRALYRLSTELTRELSRAALSGGLDAVLQAAALASNRSLLLQDSEGRLLAAAGPTPTPAPPTALAQARPHPATRLLSESLGERLLTAITAGGRVAYLSLLAVAGETTERDRLVLSLLAGLCASLLAQESRTARPTPSSQLVADLLLGRVSESTLPLVAQRLGLGPNQPVIVALLAASGEPEAAERVLRRILEPSARDRSTPLGDTLALLLTEDEAAAVEDRARSLVRPTFPEPPALLPPRFAAPSVRNQPAWFLVFAEPVPHLRAVPQGLRQARFLAGLIREGALPGPIARFDALADTGPFAFLYALWGENRATELARSLLGPLLEEDERAQELLRTLAAFLACGSASEVAAHLGIHRNTVAYRLAQISELTGRNLADPRDRLLLHLALLLVSMPPAEPPAAQ
- a CDS encoding PRC-barrel domain-containing protein, whose amino-acid sequence is MTFDARDIRVGMDVFTSDGVYLGTVRRVEFGPLEVRPRSVFSTEGSRVSGERLGPQPTGPLGNPGPITQSARQAYASAPDDAVPLGAGTFLVGRLPIPLGWRRIPVRDVQVVSLERVVLARSAAELGFRVPRRRAH
- a CDS encoding CAP domain-containing protein; the protein is MHKQRGGIRRVGYRLLLVAIVVASLLPSTIAQAASDEATLALERINHWRAWSGLSPLVRHPALDAAAQAHARYYFLNASDPDLAGMGLHREKPGKPGFTGEDILARAQAQGYRGSVNENIAFTGSLSAAAEAFLGTVNHRLPLLDPRYQHIGFGAVNEGNVRIEVVMVGTLGDWTEQASPEWVVWPLDGMTGVPTHFWGEAPNPFPEAMYPIGYPITAKYFGPGDVSFARGEIRREGQVVPSHFATGSGWLSRRSAFLAATEPLRAGASYQYVIEGTADGRPFRLTGTFRTAARAGEELSPGSPALALPVPPGLASAPAVIQQQWRATDGPVASGQRAGWTFGPDAWATRWEPYAESPGGRRQVVYFDKARLEITDPGGDPASPWFVTSGLLVSEMVLGRVAVGQNRFTVRSPARVPLAGDPAPQNPDAPTYASLRPHSSLVSGVHAPNRTGQLIREVLWRDGTVTSDDSLVSFGVTVAAYDEVTGHNIARPFVDWLGQQPWDPLYVVGRPIADPYWVRVRVSGELRWVLVQAFERRILTYTPDNDPSWRVEMGNVGRHYYEWRYGTPAPAG
- a CDS encoding GAF domain-containing protein, which gives rise to MSQATRDAILQQVRQTLEARLALSDQIPQLAEDVCRILERTVPWYDWVGIYLVEGDELVLAAWSGPAATEHVRIPIGQGICGAAAREGQTIIVPDVRQDPRYLQCFLSTRSEIVVPIRQDEDVIGEIDIDSDELAAFDEKDRALLEWLASELAERLPHHRASAA
- a CDS encoding glycerophosphodiester phosphodiesterase, whose amino-acid sequence is MRSVIDRPFTVIAHRGAGNSPGDNTAESFQAALAAGVPALECDVRQTADGALVLLHDGVVPLPGGGRLVVRQASLAALRVAIPSLLTLEEFLEEFGEQALVNLDLKGSGFERRLVTIVERWGHPERVYITSQHAASLRRLALSLPTALRGLSHGHAFTRFPRRVAGRSAFPMRSLMAVQLALTLRLARADVVALQHRVVTPWLTRWLRRQGWQVTTWTVNDPREALRALRAGVRAVTTDVPQQLLEALAKRQAYPAPASTWDELFGQAALARW
- a CDS encoding phosphatase PAP2 family protein, whose translation is MDCRRRVPGVFALAGALLLYVLLALWVRRHPQSSCELALLRRLQTSIPPKIGHVLRWVSWLGFPPQSVLLPSAVIAAFWWRGQRTVALQLLSTWTASTVSFVTKRLIRRPRPNHPSIIVPVTQPRDASYPSGHVVTYTAFWLAALTAVAERVPWAWVRGLLLACAGLLVATVGLSRMYLGHHWLTDVLGGYLLGGSWYGLVRLLRCAGERAESCEA